In Fragaria vesca subsp. vesca linkage group LG1, FraVesHawaii_1.0, whole genome shotgun sequence, the sequence CCGAGCCTATCTTCATGGACGCAGACCTTAAATTCTTAGCCCAAACATGTCCCAAGCTGGAGACCCTCAATCTCGACACCACAAAACGCAAATCAGGGTTTTTACCGATGAACGGTCTTCACGCTCTGTCACTTGGCGGCGGCCTTCCGAAATTGTCCGAGCTTTTTCTCTTTGGGAGAGATAATGTAGTCGTTGATAAATGGTTACATGAGTTGCCACATGATAAGTTGACTTGTTTGGATTTGGGACACTGCAGGTTTGTCGATGACAAAGGGTTGGTAGTAATTGGGGATATGTGTACTAGTTTGCGTTACTTGAATTTGGCAAAGTCCAAGATTTCGGACTTTGGTTTGAGATTGTTGGCAAATGGAAGGTGCTCGAAAACCCTCAGGACATTGGTGCTTTCTCAATGCTGTTATATAACTGATTTGGGGTTGGCGCATTTGCGGAATATGCAATTCTTGGAAGTGCTGGATTTGGACTACTGCGGGGAGGAAGTCACCGATATTGGAGTTATAGCTGCAGTCTCTTCAAATCGATCCCTCAAGAAGTTGAACTTGAGTTTGTTGAGGAATGTGTCGGACCAAAGCATGGTGTTTCTTGCTGAGAATTGCCCCAACTTACAGTTTCTTGATTTAAGTGGTACTAATGTTACTGGTGCCGGAGTTCGTGCATTTTCTGGTCACAGGTGCCTAGAGTCTCTTGATTTGCACGGGAGTGGTGAATTTTGTTGGTGCGATATCGAGTACTTGGTGCTTGGATGCCAGTCACTCAAGTCTGTCCACCTGTCTAGGCCGCCTATGGACTCAGTTCCAGAAAGCGTTAGCAGAATTGTGACATTGACTGATTTGTGGTGAAGACAACTTCAACTTCACCAGGTTTGTTATGTTTTTTAATTGGTTTATCTATGTGTTGCTTCAATAAAACTGAATGTAATAGGCTGCAAAGCAATGCTATCCCTCAAGAAATTGAACATAATTCGGTGTCTTATGTCTTTGACCGAAGCATTGTTGCTCTGGATGAGAATTGCCACAACTTAGAGATGCTGAATTTTAGTGGTTGTGTATATTCCGGCCGCAGTTGCTTGCTTGAAATCTGTTGTTTTGCCTTGTAGGTGGCTCTGTGGAAGTGCGTGGAAAAGGTTGTAGCAAGTTGAAGTTGAATCAGATGCCAGAAAGCGATGGGAGAATTGTGAGGTTCTTTTCATGCCCAAATTTGGAGAATGTTTGGTTCTGTTTTGATACTTTTTTGGTTTCTTTATCTATCTATTTAGTTTGAGTTGTGTTCTCTTGTTATATTGCTCTATCGATCTCAATCATGAAAATCACTAGCAACTTTATCTAGTTATAGATTTCAACACCTTGAAATTTTGTATATTTCAGCAGTGTTGTCTTGCTAATTTAGTTGTCTTTCGATATTACACAGCCGAGGTAATTGTAGTTGACAATAGATTTTTTAACTTCATATATATTGACAATATATACAGACTGGGAGATCTAATTCATAAACCTACAAGTTGAACTATGGAAGTCTGGACCTAATTAAGTGAAGTTTGTTTGGATATAATAGGTAATCAGAATGCCTGCATTTGTACCATTGTGTGGTAGAAGGTAGATATGTAAGTTATATTTTGGGTGTCTATGAGAAACTTGAATTTCATACCTGGTTTTTTCTTCATTTTTATGACAAAATGGCGTTTTAAAGTAAATCTGTTTGGGGTTTTTTGTGTTTATGTTTGGTCAATGATTTTGCTACTTGAGACTTATAGGAACTACAACTACAGCTACATATATAACTAATAACTGATAATCCAGTCATACAAACTTGATAATTGATATGTTTTGAATTCATATGTTTCAGAATGTTTCATCGACTCACCTACAATACAACATGCAGAACTCAAAATAAAAAGTTTAATTCTGATCGAAATCATGTTTAGTATATGCTCTATTCTCAGTAACCCGTATTGCATTCCCTAATAACATAGATGTGTCTGGATTAGCAAATTCATAAGGTGTTAAGAATTTACTTAGATGTTTGACACTTATCCTTGCTTCCTCTTTACTTATATTGAACATGGTGAACATATATCAAAGACGACAACCTACAACTGAAAAGGACTGAGATGATAGGAGTTTTTAGTGGGTCAGTCGCGACTCATCTATGCCTTCTTCTATAACTAATGTTCAAAAATAATAGGTCTGAATAATCAGAGCATCTTCAGTATACGGTGTGTATCTACACATATATATGAGTATGAAATAATCATAGCATCTTCGGAACATATAAAGGGTGTTACTAAATGTACCCAGTAAACTTCTAAATAGACCCAACACAACAATTTTTATCACATATTTTTCTATTTTACCCCTAAAATAGTAAATTTAATTTTAAAAAAGATGCATTCTTATTACTGTAATTTACAAGAAACACAGATCCAGCACCTTGAATCGGAAAATAAAGGAAACCCAGCACCTCTGGAATATCGATCGTTTTCATTACCAGTGTGTTTCAACATCAATTGAACAAGGCCAAACAACTTGTCAAACACTATTTCTCCTTTTCAAATCTGTACTTTAAAAATGTTGGATTCAATTGAAAGGCAAACAAACTATAAATTCTAATAAACTGCATAAAAACGATACGAAAGATGATATTTCACAAAGAAATAGAAGAAGATCAAGGAAGAAAGTGAGAGAGAGAGAGAGAGAGAGAGAGAGAGAGAGAGAGAGAGAGAGAGATCTAAGAGTATTCCAACACAACCCATCATGCGACTATGATTCATAGATTCTTATTCTAAAGCTGTATCACATCTGGGTGCTTCCCAGTTCTCCCACGCCATTATCCTTTATTCTTCTTTAATTACATTTAGCTATTAGCTAACCTCACAATCATATCATATCATTTCATCATCAAATATTCTTATGATTGTGCTGATGTTCTTCGGTCTTGATTCATAAACACTACGATTGGGGGATATTGAATGAGGCACGAACGGCAATTTATTATGATAATTTTAATTTATTTTTTATATATTAAAATTGGGGTAAAAATATTATAAAATATTATGCTGAGTTTACTTAGATATTTGCTGTGTAAATTTGGAAGCACTCCATATAAATGAACGAGTAAAATTAAGACCAAGTATAATAAGAATTTGCTTTCGTTATCCCTTCTTCCAACTAGGACCCAAACGACGTCGCATAACTATTTCCAGAACCTCCCGCCAATTCTGCCTCGCCACGTTGTACACGGAGCCCATAGATATTTGTCTACGATTGCCACGCTGTCAGCTCTATCCTCCAAAAACAGAGAACTTTTGAGAAGTTTCGAGATGCTCCCTCACCTCCCTCGCTATATAAACCGTTTTGTTTTGCATTCATTACCTATCTAATTTTTCTTCAACAACCTCCTCTCTCTTTCTCTCCTAAATCCACAGAATCTAATTCCGTTTCTCTCTCTAATTCCGTTTCTCTCTCTTCAACTTTTCCGATCATGCCGAACCGATCCGCCGGAGCACTGACACAGGACTGGGAGCCGGTGGTGATCCACAAGTCCAAGCCGAAGCCACAAGACCTCCGCAAACCCAAGGTGGTGAACCAGGCCCTCCGGTCCGGCGCGCCGGTCCAGACGATCAAGAAGTCCGACGCCGGCCACAACAAGAAGGCGGCGCCGGTGGTGAGCGTGAAGAAGCTGGACGAGGCGGCCGAGCCGGCGGCGCTGGACCGAGTCTCGGCGGATGTGAGGCATGCGATTCAGAAGGCGCGGCTGGAGAAGAAGATGAGTCAGGCTGACCTGGCTAAGAGGATCAACGAGCTCCCTAAGGTGGTTCAGGAGTATGAGAACGGGAAGGCCGTGCCGAACCAGGCGGTGCTGGCGAAGATGGAAAGGGTTCTCGAGGTGAAGCTCAGGGGTAAAGTCGGTAAATAAGATCAAAACGGCTGCGTTTTGGGGGTTAGGGTTTCTGTGATGAACATAATGTGAGTGGTCTGTTTGGTAATTAGCTATGAGATCTGAGTATAATGTTTTAGGCTGTAAAAAGTAAGAAATGAATGAACTCTGATGCTGTTGTTGAAATCAATTTCTGGATTTGGCTCTAGTTTTATTATGCATACCAATTGTGCCTATTACATGTTTGATGAAATGCCTCTGCTAACCCATCTATGATGATAGAGCTAGACTTATTTTACAACACAAAAACAGAGTAAATTTAGAGCCAGGGAGAGTTGTAGATTGGAGTGACCACTGATTTGATATGCATATACTTGTGGAGGCCTTCCATACCCATGTCTTTTCCAAAGCCACTCATCTTGTATCCACCAAAAGGGGCGTCGTTGTCGGCGGCGAGGTAGCAGTTGATCCATATGGCACCGGCGCGGATTGACCTTGAGACGGTGTTGGCAATGTCGATGTTCTTGGTTACAATGCCTGCTGCTAGGCCATATTTGGTGTTGTTGGCTCTCTGTATGGCCTCTTCTATGGTCCTGCAATAGAATAGGCTCACAGTTAGGGGACATTTTCGAGCTGATGTGAAGCGCGAAATGGGAGCAAGGGTTTTACTTACTTGAACTTCATCACAGACATTACAGGTCCGAATATTTCATCCTTGGCTATCATCATGTCATCCTGAGGGAGTTGTTAGAACAAATAATCAGATGAAACAGAACAAACATTCGCGATATTGACCTGAATTAGCTAAGAGTGTACCTTGACATCTGTGAACACTGTTGGCTCAATGTAGTAACCCTTGTTGCCCACAGGCTTGCCTCCTGTTAGCAAAGTGGCTCCTTCTCTTTTTCCATGCTCAATGTAGGTTAAAACTCTCTCAAACTGCTGCCTACAAACCTGCGATTGTTGTCACGACTGACAGACGTTAGAATCTAGAGGGATCACATTGCATAACCATGAAGAATTCGATCAGAAGCATAGTACATAGCATAGATCAATCGGAAAACTGCATCGCCTTGTTGATGACTATAAATATTGATCGAAAAGAGTGACTGAACATTCACTATTTTCAGGATTCGCTTGTGTTACCTGGGGTCCTTGACGAACATTAGGATCAAAAGGATCCCCAACAGTCCAATATTTTGCCTTCTCTTTCAGCTTCTTCACTAGTTCATCATGAATCCCTTCTTGAACTAAAACACGAGAACTTGCCACGCAAGTTTCTCCCTGAAAACATGAATGACGCAAAGTTACCTCACTGCAATAATTTCCATTCAAGTTAAAAGAACTTCAGATTTGAAGATGGATGATACAAATTAATGATCCTGACCTTGTTGAAGAGGATCCCCAAGAGAGCAAGGTCAGCAGCCTTATCTACATCAGCATCATCAAAGATTACAAGGGGTGACTTGCCGCCTAGTTCAAGTGAAACTGATTTTAAGTTGCTCTTTGCTGCAGCCTGCATCACTAG encodes:
- the LOC101299985 gene encoding F-box/LRR-repeat protein 4-like, giving the protein MVEISQLNEDLLGQILKRVSDPDERKRVSQVCKQWFILERLTRTSLTFLELRFLLQVLPRFPNLVTFQTSEPIFMDADLKFLAQTCPKLETLNLDTTKRKSGFLPMNGLHALSLGGGLPKLSELFLFGRDNVVVDKWLHELPHDKLTCLDLGHCRFVDDKGLVVIGDMCTSLRYLNLAKSKISDFGLRLLANGRCSKTLRTLVLSQCCYITDLGLAHLRNMQFLEVLDLDYCGEEVTDIGVIAAVSSNRSLKKLNLSLLRNVSDQSMVFLAENCPNLQFLDLSGTNVTGAGVRAFSGHRCLESLDLHGSGEFCWCDIEYLVLGCQSLKSVHLSRPPMDSVPESVSRIVTLTDLW
- the LOC101300274 gene encoding aldehyde dehydrogenase family 2 member C4-like, with product MGANSNASSEESFVKLPTIKFTKLFINGEFVDSVSGKTFETIDPRTGEVITRVAEGDKEDVDLAVKAARAAFDHGTWPRLPGIERRRIMMKFADLIDEHAEELAKLDTVDAGKLFSMGIAIDIPQAAQTFRYYAGAADKIHGNVLKMSTELQAYTLLEPVGVVGHIIPWNFPCGMLSFKVAPSLAAGCTMVIKPAEQTPLSALYLAHLAQLAGVPDGVINVVNGFGETAGAAVSYHMDIDKVSFTGSTDVGRLVMQAAAKSNLKSVSLELGGKSPLVIFDDADVDKAADLALLGILFNKGETCVASSRVLVQEGIHDELVKKLKEKAKYWTVGDPFDPNVRQGPQVCRQQFERVLTYIEHGKREGATLLTGGKPVGNKGYYIEPTVFTDVKDDMMIAKDEIFGPVMSVMKFKTIEEAIQRANNTKYGLAAGIVTKNIDIANTVSRSIRAGAIWINCYLAADNDAPFGGYKMSGFGKDMGMEGLHKYMHIKSVVTPIYNSPWL